One Ooceraea biroi isolate clonal line C1 chromosome 6, Obir_v5.4, whole genome shotgun sequence genomic window carries:
- the LOC105276719 gene encoding uncharacterized protein LOC105276719, with product MLEGWYCRSIANNNADAEEEEDEDSPEEEVPNYKDQYRNLKRKLKFLIYENECFQEALRSTQRKLLKVNRDKSFLLDRLLQYEKVDASFSESDETESSDEEIIRIDNSKRKKVEININNHTSHHSTMVTKPLSTSKKKKSAPKVAKTNNTPIVQSSNNIVPIPLMSDGHMTPEEVERHLESRQTYLELVPEKAPPTVPTEMFSNDPSLDSESNEIGELETSPSNMGEDCLSVDMMAE from the exons ATGTTGGAAGGATGGTATTGCAGATCTATTGCCAACAACAATGCAGATgcagaagaggaagaagatgaAGATAGTCCTGAGGAAGAAGTGCCTAACTATAAGGACCAGTACCGAAATCTTAAACGAAAACTAAAGTTTCTGATTTAT GAGAATGAATGTTTCCAGGAAGCCCTACGCTCCACACAGAGGAAACTGCTAAAGGTAAACAGAGACAAGAGTTTCTTGTTAGATCGCTTATTGCAATATGAAAAGGTAGACGCATCATTTAGTGAGAGCGATGAAACCGAATCATCGGACGAGGAAATTATTCGAATCGACAATTCCAAGAG gaaaaaagttgagATCAACATCAATAATCACACTTCTCATCATTCGACGATGGTCACAAAACCGCTTAGCACTagtaagaagaaaaagagcgcGCCAAAAGTTGCTAAAACCAACAATACACCTATA GTACAATCCTCGAATAACATAGTTCCAATACCTCTGATGTCTGATGGACACATGACGCCGGAGGAAGTAGAGAGACACTTGGAATCTCGTCAGACATATCTGGAACTAGTGCCAGAGAAAGCACCACCTACAGTTCCAACGGAAATGTTCAGTAACGATCCTTCCTTGGATAG CGAATCGAACGAAATTGGAGAACTCGAGACGTCTCCTAGTAACATGGGTGAGGATTGTCTCAGTGTAGACATGATGGCAGAGTGA
- the LOC105276718 gene encoding glutathione S-transferase theta-3, whose amino-acid sequence MALKLYYDLLSQPSRAMYIFLKVCNIPFEKHIINLGKLEHFSPEYEQVNPFKKVPAIEHSGFKLTESIGIMRYLCREFKVDDHWYPHDSKQQAKVDEYLEWQHLNTRLYGSTYFLVKFLNPLMLNRPAKPEKVAESESRLSDCLDLIEKIWLKDQPYLTGNVISVADIFGACELEQPYMAGYDPKKGRPRLAAWMERVAKETSPHYQEAHKFVQQIVKNVPQTNHSFKL is encoded by the exons atggctctgaaattatattatgactTGCTCTCGCAACCTTCGAGGGCAATGTACATATTCCTCAAAGTATGTAACATACCATTTGAAAAACACATTATAAACTTGGGAAAGCTTGAACACTTTTCTCCAGAATATGAACAAGTCAATCCATTTAAGAAAGTTCCCGCTATAGAGCATAGTGGCTTCAAGCTTACTGAAAG TATAGGGATCATGCGATACTTATGCAGAGAATTCAAGGTGGATGATCACTGGTATCCACATGATTCAAAGCAGCAAGCTAAAGTTGACGAGTATCTCGAGTGGCAACATCTGAATACAAGACTTTACGGCTCAACGTATTTCCTTGTGAAG TTTCTTAACCCGCTTATGCTGAACAGACCAGCTAAACCGGAAAAAGTAGCTGAAAGCGAAAGTCGCCTGAGCGACTGTCTCGATCTCATCGAGAAAATATGGCTGAAAGATCAACCGTATTTAACAGGAAACGTGATCAGCGTAGCCGATATATTCGGTGCTTGCGAATTGGAACAACCTT atATGGCCGGATATGATCCAAAAAAAGGGAGACCACGTCTGGCTGCTTGGATGGAAAGAGTCGCTAAGGAAACAAGTCCTCATTATCAGGAAGCTCACAAGTTCGTACAACAAATAGTTAAAAATGTTCCGCAAACAAATCATTCTTTTAAACTGTAa
- the LOC105276722 gene encoding sin3 histone deacetylase corepressor complex component SDS3 has product MSYQDSPFSTMYDRQDDYDLDDENEEYLEDDRDGDEQDESDEDTEEASETDMGKSEEYTEIKEQMYQDKLASLKKQLQQLKDGTHPEYNRKLKRLEAQYKERLRLNIIYRDYLTEWVERDYILEKKAAVKEFDEKKIDLKENLLTDMEEKRKIIESDRHTMELTGDSMEVKPVMTRKLRRRPNDPVPEKVEKRRKPPPAQLNYLLDEKDIESDMKAISRGKGTNTVRKPVILPHYNAVNIPSQHIPQPPEPSLVETRIEDGKLLYERRWFHRGQPVYIEGKDLSRFAANISAIGTEAIWVKKVSDGSKVRIYTSQLSRGKVSIKRRAS; this is encoded by the exons ATGTCTTACCAAGATTCACCGTTTTCTACGATGTACGATCGTCAGGATGATTATGATCTTGATGATGAGAATGAGGAATATTTGGAGGATGACAGGGATGGCGATGAGCAAGATGAAAGTGATGAAG ATACCGAGGAGGCCAGTGAGACGGACATGGGAAAGTCGGAAGAATATACAGAGATTAAAGAACA GATGTACCAGGATAAGTTGGCTAGCTTGAAAAAGCAACTACAGCAACTGAAGGATGGCACACATCCTGAATATAATCGTAAATTGAAGCGGCTAGAAGCACAATATAAAGAACG ATTGAGGTTAAACATAATTTATCGAGACTATTTAACAGAATGGGTTGAGCGAGATTATATATTGGAGAAAAAAGCAGCAGTAAAAGAATTTgacgaaaagaaaattgatttaaaggAAAATCTGCTCACTGATATGGAGGAAAAACGGAAGATAATTGAGTCAGATCGTCATACAATGGAATTGACTGGTGATTCAATGGAG GTAAAACCGGTGATGACAAGGAAATTACGTAGACGTCCCAACGATCCAGTGCCTGAAAAAGTGGAGAAACGGCGAAAACCGCCTCCGGCGCAACTAAATTATCTCTTGGACGAGAAAGACATTGAGAGTGACATGAAAGCGATCAGTCGCGGGAAGGGAACCAACACTGTTCGTAAGCcag TAATTTTACCCCATTACAATGCGGTGAATATACCATCGCAGCACATACCGCAACCACCTGAACCCTCATTAGTGGAAACTCGGATAGAAGACGGGAAATTACTGTATGAACGAAGAtg GTTTCATCGTGGTCAACCAGTCTACATCGAGGGCAAAGATCTTTCCAGATTCGCAGCGAATATCTCAGCAATCGGCACCGAAGCG atCTGGGTGAAAAAAGTCTCGGATGGCAGCAAAGTACGCATTTATACCTCGCAGCTGAGTCGCGGGAAGGTCTCTATTAAACGACGGGCCTCTTAA
- the LOC113562221 gene encoding E3 ubiquitin-protein ligase MARCH3-like — MITRSNSVASTLSGIISKIEIELEQKTAHLHASCRLEREDAAVSNTRNKLLSRDSKEDVNCRICYVDPEIPVIYPCKCKGTMGAIHLKCLERWLEESNRNNCELCGYEFRVERTPRYHALRSVIIWFCLDRDEHETYTRSVRADLLRCLIVTPMTIACSYICVIAVDFYTMNNYDNFPPARWTTCSLLSMIALLILSCFIWIYMALQYHQKAWFFWWQKTSVVKLVGVTGGTALIKNEKRGV, encoded by the exons ATGATTACGAGAAGTAATTCGGTAGCTAGCACTTTAAGTGGCATCATCtcgaaaatagaaatagaattgGAACAGAAGACAGCACATTTACACGCATCATGCCGATTAGAACGTGAAGATGCCGCAGTGTCGAATacaagaaacaaattattgtcACGCGATTCAAAGGAAGATGTAAACTGTCGCATTTGTTACGTTGATCCAGAAATACCCGTGATATATCCGTGTAAATGCAAG GGAACAATGGGCGCAATTCATCTTAAGTGCTTAGAGCGCTGGTTAGAAGAGAGCAACAGAAACAACTGCGAATTGTGCGGATACGAGTTTCGAGTGGAGCGTACACCTCGTTACCATGCTCTACGATCTGTAATAATCTGGTTCTGTTTGGATCGAGATGAACACGAAACGTATACTCGCAGTGTGAGAGCCGATCTACTCAGATGTCTCATCGTCACTCCGATGACCATTGCATGTTCCTACATCTGTGTGATAGCCGTCGACTTCTACACTATGAACAATTACGACAACTTCCCACCCGCACGATGGACCACTTGCTCGCTATTATCAATGATAGCGTTGTTGATTTTATCGTGCTTTATTTGGATTTACATGGCGCTGCAGTATCATCAAAAGGCGTGGTTCTTTTGGTGGCAAAAAACAAGCGTGGTAAAACTTGTTGGCGTAACGGGGGGAACCGCTTTAATCAAAAATGAGAAGCGCGGCGTATAA